The stretch of DNA AGGTTTTGGGAATGCCAGCAGGATTCCAGGAGCTTGGAGAGCCCTCGTGGCCTcggggctggctggggacatTTTTCCATCTGGGAATGGGCAGAGAGCCCCACGGGATgaagggaggtgggagggggtgcggagcagcagagctgtccagGGAGTCACAGCCCCAAAAACGGGCCAAAGAGACCCAAAAACGGCTCCAAAAACGGCAGAATTCCAAGGAGGAGGCTCCTGGGGATGGAGCAAGTCCGGAGAACCcactgggagggctggagaggggacacagggccGTCACTCGGGATCAGCATTCCCACATCCCTTGGGACTGAGGGAGGTGGGATGGGCTCCAGGAACATCTCTGGTGGCTCCGGGGCGAGCGGGGACAGGGAATGTCGCCTTTGCGGCAGCTGGTGGCACCCAGGGACAttccagggagctggagagggatccATGGGGGTCCCGTGGCCCAAACGGGGCCGGCAGCAGCCACGTGTGTGCCGTGGAGGATCCTCTCCATGGACGATCCATGGATGATCcatgaaggaaaagcaaaatcctCTTGTCCATGGAAGATCCATGGAAGTTCCATGAAGGAAAGACAAAATCCTCCTCTCCATGGAAACTCCACGAAGGAAAGGCCAAGTCCTCCTCTCCATGGAAGTTCCATGAAGGAAAGGCCAAATCCTCCCCTCCATGGAAATTCCATGGAAGATCCATGGAAGTTCCGTGAAGGAAAGACAAAATCCTCCTCTCCATGGAAACTCCACGAAGGAAAGGCCAAATCCTCCTCTCTGTGGAAGGTCCATGGAAGTTCCATGAAGGAAAAGCCAAATCCTCACCTCCATGGAAGCTCTGTGGAAGCTCCATGGAAACTCCATGAAGGAAAGGCCAAGTCCTCCTCTCCTTGGAATTTCTATGAAGGAAAGGCCAAATCCTCCTCCCCATGGAAGCTCCATGGAAATTCCATGAAGAAAAGGCTAAGTCCTCCTCTCCATGGAATTTCCATGGATGTTCCATGGAAGTTCCGTTAAGGAAAGACCAAATCCTCCTCTCCATGGAAGTTCCATGGGAATTCCACGAAGGAAAGGTCAAATCCTCACCTCCATGGAAGCTCCATGAAGGAAAGGCTAAATCCTCCTCTCCATGGAAGTTccatgaagaaaaggaaaaatcctctcATCCATGGAATCTCCATGGAAGTTCCATGAAGGGAAGGCCAAATCCTCCTCTCCATGGAAGATCCATGGAAGTTCTGTGAAGGAAAGACCAAATCCTCCTCTCCATGGAAGCTCCATGAAGGAATGGCCAAATCCTCCTCTCCATGGAAGCTCCATGGAAGCAAAGACCAAACCCTCACCTCCACGGAAATTCCCTGGAAGCTCCAAGGAAGCGAATCTCCTTGGACATCCCACCTcccaccagcaccccaaaaccaagGCCTTGCATCCCAAGGAATCTCCTTCCCACCTATCCCAACCTTCGGATGAGACATGGGAGGTGACTCCAAGAGGGCGGGGAGGGGAGTTCAGGGATCGGGCAGGGATGAGGAGACCTGGATCCCCGCAGGCTGTCCCACGGGAAGCTCACccccctctctgccctcccCGGTGTCTCCCCGGCCAGGCCAGCGCCATGTcccaccccaggctgctgctgctcctcgtCCTGCTGGGAGCCGCCGGCGCCGGCCGCGCCCTGAGCCTCTCCAGCGCCGCCTCCCTcttcagctgcctgcaggcCGCCCTGTCGGAGGCACGGCCGAGCCCTCCCGAGGACAACGCCGTCCTGGACAAGCGCGGCTCCGCGTCCCCGTCCCTGGAGGAGGCGTCCCAGGAGGAcacggaggaggaggagctggggaaaagGACATTCCCGGGGGACGGCCACCACAAACACGTGTCCCAGGCGCAGGGGAAGGGCAAGAGCCAGCAGAACCGGGCCAAGAGCGACCGGCGCACCAAGGTGACGCTGTCCCTCGACGTCCCCACCAACATCATGAACATCCTCTTCAACATCGCCAAGGCCAAGAACTTGCGGGCCAAGGCGGCGGCCAACGCCCACCTGATGGCCCAGATCGGCCGCAGGAAGTGACTGGGGGCCACCAGAGGGGACTGAT from Haemorhous mexicanus isolate bHaeMex1 chromosome 5, bHaeMex1.pri, whole genome shotgun sequence encodes:
- the UCN3 gene encoding urocortin-3 translates to MSHPRLLLLLVLLGAAGAGRALSLSSAASLFSCLQAALSEARPSPPEDNAVLDKRGSASPSLEEASQEDTEEEELGKRTFPGDGHHKHVSQAQGKGKSQQNRAKSDRRTKVTLSLDVPTNIMNILFNIAKAKNLRAKAAANAHLMAQIGRRK